Part of the Ictalurus furcatus strain D&B chromosome 19, Billie_1.0, whole genome shotgun sequence genome, CCTACATTGCTCACGCTCTCCACAGGTAAGTATACATtaattttgttatatttcaATTAACgcagtaacaaaaaaaataactctCTTCTTGTCTTCATTCACAGGTCTGCACAACGAACCCAGGACGTAAGGACCACAATTTTATAATCCATTGTAGTCTGtgtagccctttttttttttatttcgatCATAATTGATATGATTGCTTTTTAACTAgattgtaaatgtgtatgtgtaaatgatgtgtctgtgtttgcCATTCATCACTCTATGAAGAGCCTTAAGATTATATCCTGAATAGAGTACATCTGTAAATAGTATTAACTTTTAGTACAGTGCTTATatagtttaatttaataaaaaaaactttcatttgCTCCTATTGCAGCCTCATTCTGATTATTTCTATTCATCAAGATATatatcatgttcatttaaaaagcaaCCCGAACACACAAAATTAATTTCACACTGATATACAAATCCTTTTTAAAGAACGTCATAAACTTCGAGTAATTcgataaaatacagaaaatgataaataataaatagatattTATAGTGTTGGAAAATTTGTTGCGAGACCCAACCTGTCGAAGTCTGATTATAGTCTGAAATTCTAATTGTAGAGGACCAAAGTACATGTATTAGTGGATTCGTTTACATGGAATATTATTGACAAATGCAGGAACTGAATCATTATAGTATGGTATCTATATCAAGCCATTACTCTGTTACTTTTTAagaggaaatattttttaataacagcattTCAGGACAAGTCAaccagaacaacaacaacgaaccCATGGTTACAAAGTTTGTGAGAGGATAAAGATTTAAAATTTAGAGGTATGCATATTATCTTTCAGTCATTCCATAACACACTGTTAGTGAAACGCTAGAGTGGCTATAAAACAGAAACCAAATCAGTGCACACTGTCCATCACcattaaccaaaaaaacaaaacaacaacaacaacaaaaaaaacatcttcaagaaaacaaaacaacttcaTGGAACAGATTCTTGCTTGAATCTAATGAGTTTTAATTTGAGCTTCATAGAAATaacaaaagagaagaaaagtaaTTACTTGAGAACCATTATCCTTATACCCTGTGGTTCGGGGGTGTATCAGTGGTTCGGGGGGCcagagagatcggaagggggcacaaattgttttcaagaaaaaaacacagacagggcatcatttgggtcctcaagcaatattttattgcttttcaaatagaatgtgtataaatgaaaaactcttcgttctctctccttctgtattttatttttgctggggagaggcggagcttagtctgccttttatctagctgtcagtgcagaccagtgttatCAACTCAGCCACTTCAGACCCCtttagagacttttttttttgttaaaaaaataaataaataaaaataccttAGCGACTTTGCAAATGTccccagtactgtcctgcaagcgtgaggtcttgctttccctctgcactcacacctctctcagcatctgctctgttcagtgagggtctgagagccagagatttactgtcatggataacgagatgcgcccttcgtcccaatttacatcattcttatgcaaatgtttttagaatgttttagaggaatgtaatgcaacatgttttacatgtaaaatagtacattattgcagcctagttctcttgttcaaagtagttatagtgttcagaaacaagATCAATTTTCAAGATCACCCTTTCTTTATCAATCAAaagatcattcatgttccatacctgtccgttatgtaggtttataaaagtcataaaagtttttttttttttttttaaatcataaaagttatgaaaagtaattttaaaaaagtacaaaaacacaaaagaaaaaaatatctataGCATTAACATCACAGTTAGGGAAAACTATGGAGAGGATGATTACAGATAGATTAGATCACTACATAGAAAGTAAAGCTCTTCTCTTaccgtatcagtcaggatttcgtAAAGGGAGGGGGACAGTGGATTCTGTATTATGCCTAGTGTCAGAAGTCAGGAAATCTCAAGCTAACAAAGAATGTGTAATTTTTTGATGTTGTATTTTTTGATGTTGAAAAGGCATATGATATGCTTTAGAAAGACGGACTTCTTATTAAACTCGACAAATTAGGAAATTAGGAATAAAtggtatatccatccatccatcttctacaccgctttatccttttcagggtcatgggggaacctggagcctatcccagcgagCATCGGGcccaaggtggggtacaccctggacagggtgccaatccatcgcagggcacaatcacatacacactcatgcacccattcatacactacggacactttagacatgtcaatcattcatgtctttggagtgggggaggaaaccggagtactcggagggtacaccctggacagagggAATAAATGGTAAGATATATAATTGGGTATTAGACTTCCTGAACAGAAGTACAATAGAAGTTAGAGTAGTGcagaatattcaaatatatatgcagtggaaaatggtaccccacaaggcagtgtatgtagcccaatactgtttaatattatgattaatgaCATATTTGATCAGGTTGGAGAAAATATAGGTAAGTCGTGTTACGCGGACTATAGGGCACTCTGGGTTAGGGGTcggaatatagaatatttaagaaagaaaatgcaacatgCAATAGGGAAAGTAGAACAGTGTGCAAATGAATAGGGATTTAAACgatcaatttcaaaatcacaaGGTATATGTTTTTCTAAACGTCATAAAAATCTTGAACAGGTCAAGGCTGTGAGAGTTTTAGGAGTGCTCTTTTATGAGAAGTTGACCTGGTGTCCACATATAGATAAAATtaagaacaaatgtaaaaagattaGTAATGTTCTGAGATGTCTGTAAGGGCAAGACTGGGGAGCAAGTAGGGCATCGCTCATAAATATCTATCAGGCTCTTATAAGAGCTGCCTTTGATTATGGCTGCCTAGCATATATGTTGGCGTTACAAtcaaatcttaaaaagcttgatGTGGAACAGGCACAAGCACTCCGGATCTGTACTAGACCATTTAAATCATCACCAGTGACTGCAAAAGCAAAGGCACAAAATGCAGGTCTCAGTCAGCTACAAGTAAGCCCCATTGTGCCGATACCAACTGTACCACCCTGGAGattcataaaaccatctgtagatacaagattacaacaaatattaaaagagaaatCTAAAATAGCACCACAGTGGATAATAGTTCAAAACTATATGGACTAGTATCAGGATAAATTACTCATATATACAGATGGGTCAAAACAGCCAGTGACAGGCCGCACTGGTGCGGCTTTTTTCATTCCTCATTATGAAGTAGCATTCAAATAAGAGCAACTGATCATTCATCAGTGTACACTGTAGAACTATTAGGAGTCCTATTGGCACTGTAGtggttggggggaaaaaatcatcaGAACCAAGATGTTGCTATAGCTTCTGACAGTCTATCAGCACTATCAAGcatacagtctgggaaaacataATGTAGACAAGACATTGTCTACCAAATACTTCATCTGCTTCTCATACTCCATGCTAGGGGACTGAATATTTCCGTCTTTTGGGTTCCTGCACATGTAGGGGTAGAAGGGAATGAAACTGTGGAAGTACTGGCAAAAAGATCGATAAAGcatgaaacagttgatatacaagtaccattaagtagagcaagagattaaaaccattataaagggacGCACACATAAAATACGGCAGGAATACTGGGACATAGCTGACACCGGATGAcatctatatccatccatccatccatcttctataccgcttatccttctcagggtcacgggggaacctggaacctatcccagggagcatcgggcacaaagcagggtacaccctggacagggtgccaatccatcgcagggcacactcacatacacattcacacacgcattcataccGACATCTATATACCATACAAAAACCAGTAggcatgagtgtgaggcagggcagaaacccaaaggaagagatgaaAATTACGCATCATATTATATGTCATGATGGCTTAAATATAATGTTACACGAAATAGGAAAACACCCCAACTGGACTCTGCACCCACCGCAATACACAAGAGAcggtaaaacacattctgttagactgcaaaagataTGAGAAGGAAAGAACTGAGCTAGATGCAAATTGGAAAGCATCTCTAGAGACATTAGAGAACTTGCTGGGAAAAACATCTGGTAAAATGCATCGTCCCCTAATAAACTATCTcaaaaatactgggataagcGAGAGACTTTAGTgatttagtatgaatatgtagtatatagttatttatttatttttcaaaatgtttatttatgtattattgttattgattttaatatgtttttttttattattattattatttttcctgccAAGctgctgcccacactccagtccagtaggtggcggtaatgcacttTAAGTTGGTCTGCCAACCACCATCAAaacaaaaggaagaagaagaaccagCGCGgtgggggttttctccaggcCGCTAGGTGGCGGTAGAGAGACTCTTCCCTTCTGTTCTCCAATGAAAATGGCGGCGTCCATGCGGACACTTTCCACTGTAGGACTCCTGTCAAAGGCAACACAAGAACTCTCGCTGAAGGTACACGAATTAATTATAACTTTATGAGTTAGACAGCCATTGTAAGCTTGTGTGATAGTTTCTGTGTGTCGTGGAGGACTTCCATTACCTAGATAGTGTGTAGTGGAGTGAAGTAGGGAGCTTAACTAGTGCTCTGTGTTCCAGGCTGGTGTCCGGCGGTGTGTCTGCAGATCTCACTGTCCTCCAGCGTCATTACGGTTGGTCTCACTTCATTCCCAACTCGTCTAAATCTATTGTCTACTTTTATCATCAGTTCCACAGAGACTCTCAGTACATATTATAAATATTCGGTATAGTAGTTTCCTTATTAAAGCgatggagatgtttatttatttctgaagttTCCACTTAAAGAACACTCTATGTCCAAATTGACAAAATTTGAAGTCAcaatcattatacactcactgtccactttcataggaacacctgtacatctccttacttatgcagttatctaatcagccaatcatgtggcagcatgaatctcttgacctgtatgtgcatgattGATTGTATACATTGcgctgctgcaacatgattggctgtttagataactgcatgaatgtacaggtgttcctattaaagtgaccggCGAGTGTAGGTTAATTAGTCTAAAAactcagaaataaatgtaaatgatggtGGGTAACGCTTTACAgctacataataaaaaaaaaaaaaatacacctggATCTCTGACTACGGTTCACAAGGGTTCCCGGACCCACCTTGAGATCTATAGTGCACTATAATCTGAGGGGTAAGAGTTAATACAACCTTAACCTGAGAGTAACTTTAACCTGTTTGTTTATAGCGCCACCTGTTGGACTTCAGTAATACTCTTACAGAAGGCTGTAAGCTGAGGTTTTCCTACATTTGTGTGAATAATAATGAGTAGCCTGCGTGTCTATTTTAAcgtttctttaattttttttcccctcatttgttattgttattgcagCAGCCGTATTAATGTGACTCCTGTGGCCTTTGTGAGCACCGCAAATGTTTCTACGTCACACGCTTCTCCTGTAAGTCACAAGTACATTGTTGTCGTTTGTAACATTTACAGATTGCATTTGAACCTTTTCATAACAAACTGATTTGATGTTTGAAACGTTTTCGTCCTGTTTGCCGTAGATCACGGTTACGGACGAGCCGGACACGCTGTTTCAGAAGATGACCGTGCTGGTTAAAGGTCACGATAAGGCAGTTCTGGACAGTTATGAGTTTTTCGCGACGTTGGCTGCCAAGGAGCTCGGCTTAACCCTGAGTAAAGTGTGAGTCACGATGATTTTTTCTACGTGTATCCTGAAGTAGATTGCCTGTGTGCAGTGACCCACAGGGTGACGTTTATTCTTCTCATGTTCTGTGGCAGGTTTGAACCACCGAGGAACATCGAGAGGCTCACACTTCTGAAGTCAGTGCACATCTTTAAGAAGCACAGGGTCCAGTATGAAATGAGGACACACTACAGATCCATCGAGGTGAGGGTTCATAGTTGTACAGTACTCTGGAAGTATTGTGGATGTATTGTAAACTATAAACTACAGTTCAGTGCGTGAATAAGGGCCTGTGTGTGTCAGATTGCCAGGATAACAGGATCCACTGCACATGCATATCTGGAGTACATCCAGCGCAACCTGCCTGAGGGAGTAGCCATGGAGGTCACTAAGGTAATAAATTCAAAAACGCAATATAAGAAATTCAGCATGTCTGTGTAGAGAAGTATTTAAATTACAAagaaaagttttacattttgtttcataTGATTTGTGCAAGTCGTCCTGGACAGAATAAATTGCGCGGGACtacagcggtgcttgaaagtttgtgaacccttttagaattttctgtatttctgcataaatatgaccgaaAACCTCATCAGAAGTTCTTAAATTcgataaagagaaccaaattaaacaaatgaggcaaaactATAATACTTGGATTAAAACGGTCCAATGTTATATATCTGTGTAAAcctaatgatgttttaggacatattttttcagatgtatagaaaattcttagaaactttcaagcactgtTGTATTAAATGCTTAACAAACAAAGAAGCAGCTTATGTTGGCTaatacatttcttcattttactcGTGACTTTAGTCTTGTTCACAATAAGTGAATgaaagtatttatttgtttgtttgtttgtttatttaagagCTGGTCGCTagtattccactagggggcagaaTAGAGCAATAAACCCAAAGCTATAAACTGAGCTACTGACAAAAAACCATAGCCAGGGCTTTCGTAGCGACAGGAGTAAATACTTTtgtgtgtagattcatgacacaCTTGCTGTAGATTATGCAAATTTTTGACACGTAATCCACATTAAATCCAtgtcagttccaggttgtaagactacaaaatgtggagaatTCAGTCGGTCAGCTCTAACGGACTGCTGATTGATTTAAATGAAGCAAAATCTATGATGTATGTGAATCTCTAACTGTGGTTGATTCGAGGAAAGATTTGTACCAAAGTAGGTCTAGGCAACATGGTGATATAGTATATTATCTgcagtttgttagcaaacctTCATTCTGTGTTTCATATAGTAAAGATAGTACAAAAATGAATTATCCAGCTATAATGACTGTGGTGATTATCTCTGTAAGTTCTGTATGACGAAGCTTAAAAACTGTACATTTCTTCTTCTAGACTGCTATAGAGAAAGTTCCGGAGCATATCCAGACACCCATGTGGGACAAGGAGAGCCAACAGGAAGCCAGCTGATGAGGACCTTTTTATTCCAAGCCTTTTGTATTCAGTAGTCATTGCAGCTTATTGGGGATTTGAATGaaaggaggaagaaagaaggacTCTTGCCTCACGTTATACAAGGGAATTATCTCACAGATGTGTATAGTGCTGTGTATTTATAAGTGTAAGCTTGTGGCTTcacataatatataaaaaaaaaaataaaggtatTACAGGTGGTTctgttgggtttgtttgtttaagcgAAAAGGCAGGTCATGTGACCGTTCTTGTCgctattatttaattattgaaaGAACATGAAGTAGATAAAAACATGTGACTAGTAGCCAAAAGTGTACGCTGCAACAAATGATTGCTGAAAGGAAGTCTATAGCAACCCAAATAACCGCTCTTTACagccgtgctgagcagaaaagcatctcagaatgcacactGCAAACAATGAactcaagtgaaaatatcttgagtaTAGTCagatttatctagtatttcctattataagattacaataaaccaaatacaagattattaaacctatttatactttttttttttttaatttcaggcTTGTGATGGCAGATAATTTTGACATTAAGCATTtatttggggggaaaagaagcaaaattatctgccaatagaatgtCATTTTAACCTTGAAATGAATagtaaacctatttctagacattttttaatcttatattttgttaattttaatCTTACAATGGGAAATACTACATAACATCGgattatattcaagatattttcatgtgctaagatgtctttatttttctgtgtatgttATAGCTTAAATGTAAAAAGGACTAGAATATAAACTTTAAAAGTCTACTTTATCAAGAAAGTCTAACATGACTATGTATTTGTgatcaattaaaaatatattgtgaAATTGTACCCAGCAAGCAGAAAACCTTTGCAGGTAATGTTAAGGCATGGTTTGTAgtattgcaaaaataaacagatgttCGAAAATGTTTTTCAGAGACCGTTCTGAATTAACTGAGATCAGAGCAAAAGCTCGTTGCTTTTATattactttgatttttttttttaaatgttccaaAAAGTCATGGATGGTCATGCAATGGACATGCAgaaagtttatatttttatactttgtaCATACAaagctattacaaaaggtgcaaacgttcactgttGCCCAAGAAGGagacatgatacattaagagccggtgGGTGGGggtttaaacttttgaacaggatgattggtgtaaattgttattttgacttCTGGGAAACGTAAATATATTatcttctgaagggcagtacgtaataataaaaaaaaatctttgaacaAAATTTACAACGATCCtattgttcaaaagtttacacccccctggctcttaatgtatcgtgttgccttcttgagcatcagtgaacgtttgtaccttttgtaatagtcatgtatgattccctcagtcgtcctcagtgtgaaaagatggatctcaacatcatatagacactgttggaaagaggtcaaatatgcagaagatgctggaaaagcaaagaatgtgccggacctggaggatttttctgaagaacagtgggcggtttaactgctcaggacaaacaagggactcgtgaacaactctcacagaacataaacacagtcgttgatcgtccaggtaacgacacacaggattaataatcaagtgtgtgtaaacttttgaactggtttatttgtgtaaattcggttattattgtgtctcgtggactatatgtaaacatctgttgtgtgaaatCCCTCattcagggcagcactaaataaacaacatgcaattttaatgatttctATTATTAACATTCTGTACATTCTGCAATATTCTGCATATTCTTACAACTTATGAGCGGTAAATCAGACGAATGGCTTTGAAGTAAATCATGTTCCCCAGCACGGGCCagtattataatttattagaaGTTTTTGGGTGAAGTTCAGCGCAGGTGCAGAAGACTGACAGGACAGACTAAAATGATTCCTCAAAACAACCTTTAATGACAGAATTCAAATCAATCACATTCGAACTgaattaacacacactacatatcGTAAAGGtttataagaggaaaaaaagtgaTGCAAGTTTGAATGAAAACCCTTAAAACAACCATCAGTGAAATACAGCAGCGGATCGTGACCGCACATCTTGGTGGGGCAGGACGACATTAACGATGACGTTAATAACAACATATTGCctccaaaaaaaagaagtcaagaGACTAAACTTACACTATAGGATACATTTATCAGAGTAACCCCGTACTAGGCAGTTGAGAGTCAACGAGACTTGAATGGACTTGAATAAACTAACTACGTGCATCAATTTTTAACAAGAGAGCAAAAAGATAGACAGAAAAGTAGTCTGGTCTTAAAGCCAGCACTGAACAGCCTTATAAAGAGTCAAATAATACAAGTCTGacacacagtgctgtggaaaaatattttcctgatttcttctgtttttgtgtgcatcTCATACTAActaatttcagaaattaaaacaaaatcaaatataaaacaagggcaacctgagtaaacccaaaatacagaattttaaatgataatgttatttactgaagcaaaaatgttcTCCAAtgccaactgggcctgtgtgaaaatgtatttgcccccgtaatTACGAATTCCCCAAATAtttgaaactgcattcataatggggttcagctggactagacaaaACCAGGCCTgcttactgcaaaccctgttcaatcagatcaacacttacatagaactttttca contains:
- the mrps10 gene encoding probable 28S ribosomal protein S10, mitochondrial encodes the protein MKMAASMRTLSTVGLLSKATQELSLKAGVRRCVCRSHCPPASLRSRINVTPVAFVSTANVSTSHASPITVTDEPDTLFQKMTVLVKGHDKAVLDSYEFFATLAAKELGLTLSKVFEPPRNIERLTLLKSVHIFKKHRVQYEMRTHYRSIEIARITGSTAHAYLEYIQRNLPEGVAMEVTKTAIEKVPEHIQTPMWDKESQQEAS